GTCTTTGTAATCTGAAGGATGACAGGGCTAATGACAAACCTGGATCAGGGACAACTTGCCGAAAAATGGTGCCAGAGAAACTAAGACTTCACAGGAGGGCGGAAACACTTCCCTCTACCCACCCCTCCCCTGTTGAAATTCCTTTTTAGTAAAATTAATTCAGAAGGCGGAAGATAGAAAGATGTGAGGACACCTGGTCTGCAGGAGCCAGCAATGGAAGCCCCAGTTGAGGTCAAGGGGTTAAATGTAGGAGTTAACATGGCTATGCATACTCCTCCCTCCCAATCTGCCCTTCCCTGCCTAAGCCAGCATCTGAATTCCCAGAGTCAGAATAGGAACCACCAGTGTGCCCAGGAGGCTTTGGCCTCCATGAAGAGATCATAACTACTACTCTGGTACCAACACGAAGACCAATACAAGCTAGGTTTGAGACCAAACATCCCTGATTCTGAGCAAGCCAGATGGAAATACTGAAGATCATCTCTTCACAAACTTTATCAAATTGTCTGGGGATTTTGGTGAATGCAAGTTCTGTTTTAGCAGGTCTGGGGCAGGGCCTAGAATTTCGCATTTTATAAAACTCCCAGTTCTGCTGTTGCTACTGTCTATAGACCACTTTGAGTAGAGTGACCAGAGGCTTCTGTGGAGGCCACCCACAATGGAGATGGCATGCCTAGATCCAGGGGAATGTGTTTATGTATGCATAAAGTCCAGAacctattaaaatgcaaatacccACCATCTGTCATGGTTGTGAGCCAGATAGTTATTTCTTGACTAATTACATCTGCCAGAAGCATTACATGGCTGTTAAGCACTTGGGTTCTGAATGTTGACCTTCTGCAATTTACCTCTGAGGAGTATATGATCATAGGCAAATCGTCTCTGcctctccatttcctcatctttataATGGGAATAATAAGACTattgtgaagatgaaatgagtCAATAGATTTTAGTTAGGTGCCGCTTAgttaagtgctcagtaaatgttgcCATTCTTGATGACAGTATGCCCTTCTATAATAGActcacacatagacacacactcaggcttattttattttttgtgtataaatatatacctcCCACCAAAAGGCCTATgtccttttttttcaaatttttcttaccCTCCTGCCTACTCCCCCTCCTCTGGCCCCTGGCCCCAGTGTGGTCTGGATGGGCCCCagcagggcagggacagggacaggacgTGGGGCTGTATCTGACAGGAACCTGAGGGGCTGGCCTGGGAGGGGATTGGGGCCCAGCTTCCTGAAGGGAGGATGGGCTAGGGCAGGCACACAGTGCCGGAGAAGATGCCCTTTTGGGCCCTCTTCATGGtcacctcctgcctcctcctggtcCCACAAAACCTGGCACAAGTCACCAGCCAAGGTGAGGTGGGTAGAGGGTAGAGATCACCTATGCCCAGGAAGAGGGACTCCTGGGAGGGGATGCAGAGTCCTGGGAGGGGATGTAGGGTAAGAGGTTCCCACTGGTCCCCTACTCACACCTGGAAGGACCCAGAACCCAACTTACCAGCTGTTCCTCAGATGTCTCCTTGCTGGCCTTGGACTCAGAGCCCCTGAGGTGTTTCTCCCAAACATTTGAGGACCTCACTTGCTTCTGGGATGAGGAAGAGACAGCGCCCAGTGGGACATACCAGCTGCTGTATGCCTACCCAGGGTAGGTGCTGGGTTGTACCTCACTCCCCATATATTTGTCCCTGTGGTTAGCTCTGCTGAGTCCCACTCTAAGAGCTTCCCTGTTTGGGGCCCTACTGGAGGACTTACTCTAAGAATACGTGTTAAGCAGTCACCTTATGAACAGCTCAGCTCAAGTCCCTATGTAATTCCAAATCCCAACTATCTCTAgcagtgaaaagaaaaatggcagtaATGGAAACAGATGTTGGGAATGGGCCAAGGCCTGGGTCCTCAGGGTTGAGTATGGCAATTATGTAGGGAGACTTCTCCTATACCAACAGAGAGAAGCCCCGTGCCTGCCCCCTGAGTTCCCGGAGTATACCCGCCTTTGGAACCCGATATATGTGCCAGTTTCCAGCCCAGGATGAAGTACGCCTCTTCTTTCCACTGCACCTCTGGGTGAAGGATATGTTCCTGAATCAGACTTTGACCCAGCGGGTACTCTTTGTGGAAAATGTTGGTAAGGGCACCCCTACCACCCTGGCACCCCCATTTGTTGCTTGCATTCCAGCTCCTAGAATCAGACTTGCCTGCAGCCTTTTGAGACAACGTGGATGCCCCTCATTACCAGATTCCCAGAGGCATCTCAAGATCCTGTGATCATCCCTCCCAATCTTGGCATCCAAATCTAGATTTGTCTCAAAAACCATTTCACACCAAGGACATCCAGTCCCCTCATCATTAATATATTCATTGAGTCATTCATTCTACAGTTACAGAATACCTACTGTATGCCAAGTACTATGCTAGATGACAAGGATACAAACATGAAAAGAAGTTCACAGAGCAGTCTAACAAACTATTACATCGCAGTGATGTCTCCATTCTATGAGGAAAGCAGGAGAGGATAAAGAGCCTTCCTACCCTGCCATCTCCCCAAAAGAGTGACAAtctgtgatcttttttttaacccaatgGCTACCCTCAATTTAGTACCCCTTTCTGTAGTCCATGGATTGAACCAAAGAACATGGTATTCAAAGTTCTGTTATGCCCTGTTTTGCCCTCAGGCCTGCCATCTCCCCCTAATATCATCAAGGCTGTGGGCGGGAGCCAGCCAGGAGAACTTCAGATCCACTGGGAGGCCCCAGCTCCTGAAATCAGTGATTTCCTGAGGCATGAACTCCGTTATTGCCCCAAGGATCCCAGGAACTCCAGCGGCCCCACAGTAATACAGCTACTCTCCACAGAAACCTGCTGCCCAACTCGGTGGAGGCTGAATGCAGCCTCCTCTCTAGACCAACCTCCATGTGTTCAGTCCATAGCACCCCAACAGGATGGACCAACGCAAACCTCCCCAACTGGAGAAGTATTCTAACCTTCTTCTGCTTCACCTCCTACATCCTATCCTCTATCCTCAGTTTTGCCACAGTAAACATACTTTGGGGACTCAAGACTGGACTGGTTTGGGGGGATTTATTAGCCCTCGGGATTTATTTAGGGGTTTCCCACTTTGAGTCATCCACACTGACAAAATTCAGGGCTGTTAGACCTCCAAAGTAAAGTAAATTTCCCTAAAAATCCCTGAATATCACCTGAAACCCAACAACCTGGCCCCCAGTCTGGATGCATATCTATTCAATAAGGAGCTGAGGTCTGCCCAGGGGTACTGTAGGGCTTCCAGTATAAGGGACAGAGGCTGTCTTGGATGAGAGGCAGGCCTAGATTCTGACACTTGGATTCTTCTCCCAAGGATCCATCTCTGACAGTGATGGGTAGAAGCTGCCTCATCTCTGGCCTCCAGCCTGGCAACTCCTACTGGATCCAGCTACGCAGCCAACCTGATGGGGTCTCCCTCCGGGGCTCCTGGGGTTCCTGGTCCTCTCCTGTGACTGTGGACTTGCCCAGGAATGCAGGTGGGTCAACAAAGAAATGGGTAGATGGGGAgaagattaaaaagtaaaaaagatctCTAGGGAGGATTGGGCTGGATATGGAGACTCTAGGAATCATGTCCTTCCTGATGACCTCAAACTAGCCTTTGCACAGGATGAACTCTggtcagagagagaagagagaataagAATAAATGTTCTATATTGTGTGTATAAAAATGATCCAGATACTCTAAAGAGTAGGGGTACATGGACCTGATAGGACTTACTTCTTTGACTTCAGTGGCAATTGGACTGCAGTGCTTTACCTTGGACCTGAAGAATGTTACCTGTCAGTGGCAGCAACAGGACCATACTAACTCTCAAGGCTTCTTTTACCACAGCAGGACACGATGCTGCCCCAGAGATAGGTAAGAGTCACACTATTGGTTGAATCTGATGTTATGAGAAAAAGACAAATCTgcagaaagagggaagagagtaCTCTTGATCCTTTTCACTCTCCTACCTTGTCCCCAAACTGAACAGCCTCCAGTACCTATTCTCCCATTTCCAATGAGAGCTTTATCTTCTCAACCTTTTTCCATTCTCACTGGTAATGCCTTGGTTTATGTCAGCCTTATTCATGTCATCTGGACCATTACAAAACCTATAGTCTCATTCACCTCCAATTTATTCTCCATGCTGTGGACTAAGTGACCTTTGTTAACATCAAATATTGCACGACCTTTGTAAAACTGTAACTTTGCATGGCCTTTCCATACATAGGTATGTATTTCAGTTTCCCATGATTTGAGATCTGTTAAATCCATACAAAAGTTAGCCTGGCCTTCAAGGACTTCAACCAAACACCTCACTGATCCTTTAATCCTCTCCGAATTTATTACcaagttttgttaattttatctataaaatatcttTAGAATATGTACACTTTATCTCTGCCATTGCCCTGGTACAAGCCATCATCATCTCTCACTTGGGCTACTGAAAAGACCTAAGACCTATTAATTAATCACCAAGTCATTCTCTTCATAGAAGCTTGACTGATCTTTCAAAAGTGTAAAAATGAGGACTGGGgtgtagagcgtttgcctagcatgtgcaaggtcctgggttcaatccccagcattaaagagaaaaagaaaaaaggaaggaagagagagagggaagaaaaagttcaaaagatgaacaaaacactccctactttaaaatattttgatagtgggctagggatgtagctcagtggtaaagctcttgcctaccatgcacaaggccctgggttccctagtaccaaaaaaaaaaataaaaagttaaagtcCTTGATAGCTTTTCACTGATGTTAGAATGTACTGAAGccttataaaattctaaaaaaccCAGCCCCTATATATGCTTTCAGCTTCATCTTATCCTAGCCCCTTTGCGTTCTCTGTCCCAGTACTAGCCTTCCCTGGTTCCCTCTATTTCCTCTACATCTTTATCTACGCACGTGTTGTTTTCCAGCTCTTCCATCTTTACTTCTACTTATCCTTCAAAATCTCAGGAAACCCTCCTTTATTACAGTTCTTCCTTATTAGATCCAATGGCATGATTATATACTCTTATTGTACCACGTACTTCTTCTTATGTATTCACCACAGTTACAATTTAACATTTATACTTAATATGACCATtcagttgattttaaaaattatcttagaattCCAGTTGAGAAAGGCTGATCTTGACTATACATGACCCATTAGGGCAAAGTCAACAAACATTGTTACTCACCAATATATTCTCTCCTACCACAGTGCCAGTAGATACT
This sequence is a window from Marmota flaviventris isolate mMarFla1 chromosome 10, mMarFla1.hap1, whole genome shotgun sequence. Protein-coding genes within it:
- the Mpl gene encoding thrombopoietin receptor isoform X1 translates to MPFWALFMVTSCLLLVPQNLAQVTSQDVSLLALDSEPLRCFSQTFEDLTCFWDEEETAPSGTYQLLYAYPGEKPRACPLSSRSIPAFGTRYMCQFPAQDEVRLFFPLHLWVKDMFLNQTLTQRVLFVENVGLPSPPNIIKAVGGSQPGELQIHWEAPAPEISDFLRHELRYCPKDPRNSSGPTVIQLLSTETCCPTRWRLNAASSLDQPPCVQSIAPQQDGPTQTSPTGEDPSLTVMGRSCLISGLQPGNSYWIQLRSQPDGVSLRGSWGSWSSPVTVDLPRNAVAIGLQCFTLDLKNVTCQWQQQDHTNSQGFFYHSRTRCCPRDRDPMWEKCEEEEETNPGLQPPQFSRCHFKSQNDSVIHILVEVTTAKGAVYSYLGSPFWIHQVVLIPTPNLLWREISSGQLELEWQHPSPWAAQETCYQLRYTGEDHQDWKMLEPPLGARGGTLELRPRSRYHLQLRARLNGPTYQGPWSAWSDPARVETASETAWISLVTALLLLLGVSALLGLLLLRWQFPARYRRLRHALWPSLPDLHRVLGQYLRDSAALSPPKATVTDTYEEVEPSLLEILPKSSERIPLPLCPSQAQMDYRGLQPSCLGTMPLSACPPMAESGSCCTTHIANHSYLPLSCWQQPCRLAPHSQYSGQI